The segment GGACCTCGTTCCCCGGCGCGCGATCCGCGCTGAGATCCGCGAGAGCATCCTCAGGGAGGCCGTCTCTGTATGAGGGATGCCAGGCTCTTTCTCGAAGACATCCTCGCCGCCATTGACAGCATCAAGGTATTTGTCGCGGGGATGAACTACCGGGCGTTTGAAAGAGATGACAAGACGCTGAGCGCCGTGGTGCGTAAGTTCGAGATCATTGGTGAAGCCACCAAGGCCATCCCCGACTCGATCCGCCAGCGACACCCCGAAATCCCCTGGAAGGAGATGGCCGGAATGCGGGATCGGCTGATCCACGCCTACTTCGGGGTGGACCCCGTACTGGTCTGGGGGGCCATCCGCAAACGACTGCCTGCCTTGCGGCGCTCCATCGAGGCCATCCTG is part of the Planctomycetota bacterium genome and harbors:
- a CDS encoding DUF86 domain-containing protein encodes the protein MRDARLFLEDILAAIDSIKVFVAGMNYRAFERDDKTLSAVVRKFEIIGEATKAIPDSIRQRHPEIPWKEMAGMRDRLIHAYFGVDPVLVWGAIRKRLPALRRSIEAILEPGRGVS